A DNA window from Helianthus annuus cultivar XRQ/B chromosome 15, HanXRQr2.0-SUNRISE, whole genome shotgun sequence contains the following coding sequences:
- the LOC110914518 gene encoding uncharacterized protein LOC110914518 — MDGSGYSKVEGKVEYDWEPLRCSSCCVFGHDDSSCPKNPQVSSSGDAEKNNDEFQVVGAKKKKVNNQGIHMKNQKPKVVYRPVVNPKPKSSSKSPMQNQVSTSNPFDILQDDTGNQGGSTVGRVEKKPSNDRSDGNGTMEGGGTPGTEDKTPPIRGIGLRVTNIEGNNMFPRRGIYSTNNHSVLDGLLEISKPVELNTACGGINVAAMNASHANPSGVSNLNPSGVFGSTTADMDVLGDQLGVQGSQNVRRDPGKTPVSYADSIGASSARKVNFRTLASLVEQEGCDVVLPKESVRVVKDKLANTLYGYFLGDRVAYPVVEYFVRNNWKKFGLQKSMMNASGFFFFKFANENGMMNAMKGGPWIIRSQPLFLNVWSPSSKLEKKEVKSVQLWVKIHEVPLAAYTEDGLSMIATAIGKPIALDSYTTSMCLDSWGRSSFARALVEISADNECKEEIVIAVPDLEGDGFVKEKMYVEYEWCPHRCSLCKVFGHNDGDCPKQVTQVTKAPANIPKAQKAPNSKGNSKKPVVDKDGFRDVEARKAAKRTGFPVNKQKQRFEYRPVGLKTSGEPNKSAPSSSFFSRNPFDVLNDPSNDHEAGGSGQGDTKDDLDDDEVQEIYNETDEFLVNDASKPVTKQGASTPFSPVNNESHVDVSRLSQVCRSVFRSWDWTSNGARCSKGTRIIIGWNPAVFDVMVLSQTDQVVHLQLFFKKDNKVAFCSVVYAANYYVTRRELWHHLSMHKSFVGNNPWVIMGDFNSALNLEDKSMGASSVTRSMIEFQECVDDLEMLDINRTGLHFTWSQKPKKGIGLLKKIDRVLGNTSFVTNFPNAVAFFQPYRLSDHCPCVLKLPDADILKHRSFKFANFLVFKPEFGDIVKRVWDTRINGVHQFRVVKRLRLLKKPLRALLFKQGNLHKKVEALREKLDVIQNSIDKHPDSESLRVEETTLSAEYKEALLDEERFLKQKSKVEWLRAGDMNTAFFHSSLKSKNHQSRIDVIRDTGGVIHEGNQVYQAVVDHYEKFLGCRGDTSLNPAPDLFTNVLDPNIASYMCRQVTEDEVKKAMFSIGIDKAPGPDGFTAAFFKSAWHIVGNDVSRAIIDFFDTGNLLRELNHTLIVLVPKVPSPSVVTDFRPIACCNVIYKCITKILAERVKGALNNIVSINQSAFVPGRKISDNILLTQELMHNYHRNSGPPRCAFKVDIQKAYDTVDWKFLKNILLGFGFNNKMVNWIMVCVSTVSYSVCVNGNVHGYFKGSRGLRQGDPLSPYLFTLVMEVLTGILHHMIRIDSSFKFHNKCEKQQIINLCFADDLFLFARGEIASARCIMKSLTDFSKMSGLVPSIQKSTVFFCNVPSYIKNAILNIMPFKEGSLPVRYLGVPLISSGLVYKDCSVLMESLDKRIKHWRNKLLSFAGRLQLIVSVLSSMHIFWSSVFLLPNRVIHELEAKMRNFLWSQDVAFHRGKAKVSWKVVCLPKYEGGLGIRRLGDVNKALMTKHIWSIITNRNSLWVEWVHSYRLRGKNFWISKVVSNSCYSWRKLLQLRPQMRQFFWSDIGDGTRTSAWYDTWCELGPLGNFIVPRTIANAGFRLEDSVSQIQLNGEWKWPVAWRDLFPVLNQLDQVHIMPNKLDRVIWRDGNEKTDFSTSCVWDSIRYKETEVVWSTIVWFAQCIPRHAFLMWLIMRGKLLTQDKILKWDLSRRKNMNMMCCLLCYANHDSHSHLFFECNYSTKVWDIVKRKVGMDSVQPKWADIVDWLITRSKSKLAKDYVARVVVAATAYTIWQERNARIFKNQLRPPETVGAHIIQLVRYKLMGARLKNTGNVRRLLSEWDVHGKELLDDGG, encoded by the exons ATGGATGGTAGTGGGTACTCAAAGGTGGAGGGCAAGgttgaatatgattgggagcctctAAGGTGCTCCTCTTGTTGTGTGTTTGGTCATGATGACAGCTCGTGCCCGAAGAACCCTCAGGTATCTTCTAGTGGAGATGCTGAAAAGAATAATGATGAATTTCAGGTTGTAGGGgccaagaagaagaaagtgaacaaCCAAGGCATCCATATGAAAAACCAGAAGCCTAAGGTAGTCTACAGGCCAGTCGTCAACCCTAAACCAAAATCGTCCTCAAAGAGTCCGATGcagaatcaggtttcaacgtctAACCCGTTTGACATTCTGCAGGATGATactggtaatcagggaggtagCACTGTGGGTCGAGTGGAGAAGAAACCGTCGAATGACag GAGTGATGGAAACGGTACGATGGAGGGTGGAGGCACTCCAGGGACGGAAGACAAAACACCTCCAATTCGTGGTATAGGTTTGCGGGTGACGAACATTGAGGGTAACAATATGTTCCCTAGGCGTGGTATTTACTCTACCAACAATCATTCGGTTCTTGATGGGTTGTTGGAGATCTCTAAACCGGTCGAATTGAATACTGCATGTGGAGGGATTAACGTGGCGGCGATGAATGCATCCCATGCAAACCCTAGTGGAGTATCGAACTTAAACCCTAGTGGAGTATTCGGGTCTACCACGGCAGATATGGATGTCTTGGGTGATCAACTTGGTGTGCAAGGAAGTCAGAATGTTCGTAGGGATCCAGGTAAGACTCCGGTATCGTATGCGGATTCCATTGGGGCGTCTAGTGCTAGAAAGGTTAATTTCCGAACGCTTGCAAGTCTGGTAGAGCAGGAGGGCTGTGATGTAGTTTTGCCGAAAGAATCTGTTAGGGTTGTCAAAGATAAGCTTGCTAATACGTTATATGGATACTTTCTTGGTGATCGTGTTGCTTACCCGGTAGTTGAGTATTTCGTGAGGAACAACTGGAAGAAATTTGGCCTCCAAAAGTCTATGATGAATGCCAGTGGTTTCTTCTTCTTTAAATTTGCAAATGAGAATGGTATGATGAATGCAATGAAAGGAGGTCCTTGGATCATTCGTTCACAACCGCTTTTTCTTAATGTATGGTCTCCATCCTCGAAACTGGAAAAGAAGGAAGTGAAGTCGGTGCAACTTTGGGTTAAAATTCACGAGGTTCCTCTTGCGGCTTATACAGAGGATGGTTTAAGCATGATTGCAACAGCCATTGGTAAACCAATAGCGTTAGATTCTTATACTACCTCAATGTGTTTAGATTCGTGGGGTCGGAGCAGCTTTGCGAGAGCTCTAGTTGAAATCTCGGCAGATAATGAATGCAAGGAGGAGATTGTGATTGCTGTTCCAGATTTGGAAGGGGATGGGTTTGTTAAGGAAAAGATGTACGTGGAATATGAATGGTGCCCACACCGATGCTCTCTTTGCAAGGTCTTTGGACATAACGATGGGGATTGTCCGAAGCAAGTCACGCAGGTTACGAAGGCTCCGGCCAATATTCCAAAAGCTCAAAAAGCTCCTAATTCTAAAGGGAATTCGAAAAAACCAGTGGTAGACAAAGATGGATTCAGGGATGTGGAAGCTAGGAAAGCGGCAAAGAGGACCGGGTTTCCGGTTAACAAACAAAAACAGAGATTCGAGTACCGTCCGGTTGGGTTAAAAACCAGTGGAGAGCCTAATAAATCAGCCCCATCTTCGAGTTTCTTCTCAAGAAACCCTTTTGATGTGTTAAATGATCCGAGTAATGACCATGAAGCTGGTGGAAGCGGACAAGGGGATACGAAAGATGATTTGGATGATGATGAGGTCCAGGAAATATACAACGAGACGGATGAGTTTCTGGTTAACGACGCGAGTAAACCTGTAACTAaacaaggggcaagcactccttttTCACCGGTTAATAATG AGTCGCATGTTGATGTTAGTAGACTGAGTCAAGTGTGCCGTTCTGTTTTTCGCTCATGGGATTGGACATCTAATGGAGCTCGATGTAGCAAAGGTACTAGGATCATTATAGGTTGGAATCCAGCTGTCTTTGATGTTATGGTGCTGTCTCAGACTGATCAGGTTGTTCATTTACAACTATTTTTTAAGAAAGATAACAAGGTAGCTTTTTGTTCGGTTGTTTATGCGGCTAATTATTATGTGACCCGAAGGGAGCTATGGCACCATCTCTCTATGCACAAAAGTTTTGTTGGCAATAATCCATGGGTTATTATGGGAGATTTCAACTCAGCGTTAAATCTAGAGGATAAATCGATGGGGGCTTCTTCGGTGACTCGTAGTATGATAGAGTTCCAAGAGTGTGTAGATGACCTCGAAATGCTGGATATTAATCGAACCGGTCTTCACTTCACTTGGAGTCAGAAGCCGAAAAAGGGAATTGGGCTGCTTAAGAAGATTGATAGAGTTCTTGGTAATACCTCTTTCGTTACCAATTTTCCGAATGCTGTTGCTTTTTTCCAACCATATCGTCTTTCGGATCATTGCCCGTGTGTCTTAAAGCTTCCAGATGCTGACATCTTGAAACATCGGTCATTTAAATTCGCTAACTTTCTTGTTTTTAAACCTGAATTTGGCGATATAGTGAAGAGGGTGTGGGATACTAGAATAAATGGAGTGCACCAGTTCCGTGTTGTTAAACGTCTTCGGCTTCTTAAGAAGCCTCTCCGTGCACTGTTATTTAAGCAAGGTAACTTGCATAAAAAAGTTGAGGCTCTCCGCGAGAAGCTTGATGTCATTCAGAATTCTATTGACAAGCATCCGGATTCTGAGAGTCTTCGGGTTGAGGAAACTACTTTAAGTGCTGAATACAAAGAAGCTTTATTGGATGAGGAGCGTTTTCTGAAACAGAAATCCAAGGTAGAATGGTTACGAGCTGGGGATATGAACACGGCTTTTTTCCACTCATCACTTAAAAGCAAAAATCATCAGAGCCGTATAGATGTGATCCGTGATACTGGGGGTGTTATCCATGAGGGTAATCAGGTGTATCAGGCTGTCGTTGATCATTATGAAAAATTTTTGGGTTGTAGGGGCGATACTTCTCTGAATCCGGCTCCGGATTTATTTACTAATGTATTGGATCCGAATATTGCTAGTTATATGTGTAGACAGGTTACTGAAGATGAGGTTAAGAAAGCCATGTTCTCTATTGGTATTGACAAGGCTCCTGGTCCTGACGGCTTTACGGCAGCGTTTTTCAAGAGTGCGTGGCACATTGTTGGTAATGATGTCTCAAGGGCTATTATCGATTTTTTTGACACGGGAAATCTTCTCCGAGAGTTAAACCATACTCTTATCGTGCTAGTGCCTAAGGTTCCGTCCCCATCGGTTGTCACTGATTTCAGACCGATAGCATGCTGTAATGTCATTTATAAATGCATTACCAAGATTCTGGCGGAGAGAGTGAAGGGGGCCTTGAATAATATTGTCAGCATCAACCAGTCTGCGTTTGTTCCAGGTAGGAAGATTTCTGACAATATTCTGTTAACCCAAGAATTGATGCACAATTATCATAGAAATTCTGGTCCGCCAAGATGTGCGTTTAAAGTTGATATCCAAAAGGCTTATGATACAGTTGATTGGAAGTTCCTTAAAAATATCCTGCTTGGCTTTGGTTTCAATAACAAGATGGTCAATTGGATCATGGTGTGTGTCTCTACTGTTTCGTACTCTGTTTGCGTAAACGGTAATGTTCATGGGTATTTTAAAGGTAGCCGGGGGCTTCGTCAGGGTGATCCTCTCTCCCCGTATCTTTTTACTTTGGTGATGGAGGTTCTCACGGGCATTCTGCATCATATGATCAGGATTGACTCTTCATTTAAATTTCATAATAAATGTGAGAAGCAGCAAATAATCAACCTATGTTTTGCTGATGATTTGTTCTTGTTTGCGAGAGGGGAAATTGCTTCGGCCAGGTGTATTATGAAGTCTCTTACTGACTTTTCTAAAATGTCGGGGTTGGTGCCCAGTATCCAGAAAAGCACGGTATTCTTTTGTAATGTCCCAAGTTATATAAAAAATGCTATTCTGAACATTATGCCGTTTAAGGAGGGATCCTTGCCTGTGCGTTATCTTGGTGTTCCCTTGATCTCTTCAGGGCTCGTTTATAAAGACTGTAGTGTTTTGATGGAAAGCCTTGACAAACGAATCAAGCATTGGCGTAACAAACTGCTCTCGTTTGCTGGGAGATTGCAGCTCATTGTTTCCGTCTTGTCTTCTATGCATATTTTCTGGTCATCTGTCTTTCTTTTGCCGAATAGAGTCATTCATGAATTGGAAGCAAAGATGAGGAATTTTTTGTGGTCTCAAGATGTTGCGTTCCATAGAGGTAAAGCGAAGGTGTCTTGGAAAGTCGTTTGTCTTCCCAAGTATGAAGGTGGTTTGGGTATTCGGCGTCTAGGTGATGTAAACAAAGCTCTAATGACTAAGCATATTTGGAGTATCATTACAAACCGAAATTCGTTGTGGGTGGAGTGGGTGCACAGCTACAGGTTAAGAGGTAAAAACTTCTGGATTTCAAAGGTTGTTTCGAATAGCTGCTATTCTTGGAGAAAACTTCTCCAACTTAGGCCGCAAATGAGACAATTTTTTTGGTCGGATATCGGAGATGGTACGAGGACCTCGGCTTGGTATGATACTTGGTGCGAGCTAGGGCCGCTTGGGAACTTCATCGTGCCTAGAACTATTGCTAATGCAGGGTTTCGGCTTGAGGATTCTGTTTCTCAAATCCAGTTAAACGGTGAGTGGAAATGGCCGGTCGCTTGGAGGGATTTATTCCCTGTCTTAAATCAGCTAGATCAAGTCCATATTATGCCAAACAAACTAGACAGAGTCATATGGCGAGATGGTAATGAGAAGACAGATTTTTCGACATCGTGTGTGTGGGACTCGATTCGGTATAAGGAAACGGAAGTGGTATGGAGTACTATAGTCTGGTTTGCTCAATGTATACCGCGGCATGCGTTTCTCATGTGGCTAATCATGCGAGGTAAATTACTTACGCAAGATAAGATTCTAAAATGGGATTTGTCTCGTCGGAaaaatatgaacatgatgtgttGTTTATTATGCTATGCTAATCACGACTCCCATAGTCATTTGTTCTTTGAATGTAATTATTCGACAAAGGTTTGGGATATAGTGAAACGAAAGGTGGGAATGGATTCGGTTCAACCCAAATGGGCAGATATTGTAGACTGGTTGATTACTCGGTCCAAATCTAAATTAGCTAAGGATTATGTCGCTAGAGTGGTGGTTGCGGCTACGGCTTACACTATTTGGCAGGAGCGAAATGCTAGGATTTTCAAAAATCAGCTAAGACCTCCAGAGACTGTGGGTGCTCATATTATACAATTGGTTCGATACAAATTAATGGGTGCGAGGTTGAAGAATACTGGTAATGTCCGCAGGCTTCTAAGCGAATGGGATGTTCATGGCAAAGAGCTATTGGACGATGGTGGCTGA